Genomic window (Leisingera methylohalidivorans DSM 14336):
CTGTTATCCTATCAACTGATCAGCGGGGCCGTCTCTGCGGAGGCGGACCCTTTCGCCACGGGAGAGACCGCATGACCAAGACCATCGACCTGAACGCCGATATGGGCGAAAGCTTCGGCCCCTGGACCATGGGGGATGACGCGGCGCTGCTGGACATCGTCTCTTCGGCCAATATTGCTTGCGGCTTTCACGCGGGCGATCCGGATGTAATGGCCCGGACCATGGCACTGGCGTCTGAGAACGGCGTCGGGATCGGTGCCCATCCCGGGTTTCTGGACCTGCAGGGCTTCGGGCGGCGCAAGATGCATGTGCCGCATGGCACGCTGGCCAGCATGATCCGCTATCAGCTCGGTGCGGCGCAGGGCATGGCGCGGGCCGCGGGAACCCAAGTTCGCCATCTGAAGCTGCACGGGGCGCTATCCAACATGGCCTGCACCGATCACGCGATGGCGCGGGCCTGTTACGAGGCCGCGCTGGAGGTGGATCCGGACATCATCATCATGGTGCTGGCTTCCACCGCCATG
Coding sequences:
- a CDS encoding LamB/YcsF family protein, with protein sequence MTKTIDLNADMGESFGPWTMGDDAALLDIVSSANIACGFHAGDPDVMARTMALASENGVGIGAHPGFLDLQGFGRRKMHVPHGTLASMIRYQLGAAQGMARAAGTQVRHLKLHGALSNMACTDHAMARACYEAALEVDPDIIIMVLASTAMEEVVRGLGCNWCGEIFADRAYNDDGTLVDRSLPGAVIHDPALAGPRILQMVEEGAIITESGKRIPTAIDTICLHGDTAEAVQLAQSVRTSLTEGGIAIRQFSGRRG